A DNA window from Jaculus jaculus isolate mJacJac1 chromosome 1, mJacJac1.mat.Y.cur, whole genome shotgun sequence contains the following coding sequences:
- the Plpp6 gene encoding phospholipid phosphatase 6 has protein sequence MPSPRRNVEGRPLGASAANCSSSVPGSPAHGGGGGRFEFQALLSGRTGADPACARLRASESPVHRRGSFPLAAAGPAPAPPAPPPEDDRMTLNPSFLAIALRSLLAIDLWLSKKLGVCAGESSSWGSARPLMKLLEISGHGVPWLLGTLYCLSRSDSWAGREVLMNLLFALLLDLLLVAAMKGLVRRRRPAHNQMDMFFTLSVDKYSFPSGHTTRAALVSRFILNHLVLAIPLRVLVVLWAFILGLSRVMLGRHNVTDVAFGFFVGYMQYSIVDYFWLSPHNAPFLFVLWNQQ, from the coding sequence ATGCCGAGCCCCCGGAGGAACGTCGAGGGACGGCCGCTGGGCGCCTCGGCCGCGAACTGCAGCAGCAGCGTCCCGGGCAGCCCGGcccacggcggcggcggcggcaggttCGAGTTCCAGGCGCTGCTGAGCGGCCGCACGGGCGCCGACCCCGCCTGCGCCCGGCTGCGCGCGTCCGAGAGCCCAGTGCACCGGCGCGGCTCCTTCCCGCTGGCCGCCGCGGGCCCTGCGCCGGCGCCCCCGGCCCCGCCGCCCGAGGACGACCGCATGACCCTGAACCCGTCCTTCCTGGCCATAGCCCTGCGCTCCCTGCTGGCCATCGACCTGTGGCTGTCCAAGAAGCTGGGGGTGTGTGCGGGCGAGAGCTCGTCCTGGGGCAGCGCGCGGCCCCTGATGAAGCTGCTGGAGATCTCGGGCCACGGCGTCCCCTGGCTGCTGGGCACCCTCTACTGCCTGTCCAGGAGCGACAGCTGGGCCGGGCGCGAGGTGCTCATGAACCTGCTCTTCGCCCTGCTCTTGGACCTGCTGCTGGTGGCCGCGATGAAAGGGCTGGTCCGCAGGCGCCGACCGGCGCACAATCAGATGGACATGTTTTTCACCCTGTCGGTGGACAAGTACTCCTTCCCTTCAGGCCATACCACAAGGGCCGCCTTGGTGTCCCGGTTCATCCTCAACCACCTGGTACTGgccattccactgagggtgcTGGTGGTCCTGTGGGCCTTCATCTTGGGTCTCTCCAGGGTCATGCTTGGGCGGCACAATGTCACTGATGTAGCGTTTGGCTTTTTTGTGGGCTACATGCAGTACAGCATCGTGGACTATTTCTGGCTCTCACCCCACAATGCTCCGTTCCTCTTTGTACTGTGGAATCAACAGTGA